In Maridesulfovibrio bastinii DSM 16055, a single genomic region encodes these proteins:
- a CDS encoding sigma-70 family RNA polymerase sigma factor, whose translation MKTINKELDNQNISHDLNIFFKKYEYTIKNCINYFLKNNTYKLNQSDIDDIFQDIAFKIIKNNYIKKFSYKKSSIKTWISIISRTVTIDYLRKIKNYNYKYYELYIDKNVETDNIKLKIPPGVLTQRQTQILEMSFVEGLKSVEIADKLKIKSGTVRSIKHQSINKLRKYLDIHTKRRKKS comes from the coding sequence ATGAAAACAATTAATAAAGAATTAGATAATCAAAATATAAGTCACGATTTAAATATATTTTTCAAAAAATATGAATATACAATTAAAAATTGTATTAATTATTTTTTAAAGAACAATACATACAAATTAAATCAATCAGATATTGATGATATTTTTCAAGATATAGCTTTCAAAATTATAAAAAATAATTACATAAAAAAATTTTCTTACAAAAAAAGTTCAATAAAAACTTGGATTTCAATAATAAGTAGGACCGTAACAATAGACTATCTACGTAAAATAAAAAATTATAACTACAAATATTACGAATTATACATCGATAAAAATGTTGAAACTGACAATATTAAACTAAAAATACCTCCTGGTGTACTAACACAACGTCAAACGCAAATTCTTGAGATGTCTTTTGTTGAAGGCCTTAAATCCGTGGAAATAGCAGACAAGCTAAAAATCAAATCCGGGACTGTCAGAAGCATAAAGCATCAATCAATAAATAAGCTGAGGAAATATCTAGATATTCACACCAAAAGGAGGAAAAAATCATGA
- a CDS encoding flagellin: MALVVNNNSIANSAARHLNDAYNALGTSTERLSSGLRINSASDDAAGLAVRELMRSDVSTLNQGVRNANDGISMIQTADGALSVVDEKLIRMKELAEQAATGTYTSDQRALIDEEYQAMASEITRIASATDFNGIYLLNGNISGDNALTIHFGTGNDSAEDKYDVEIGKCTASALGVGNQSTENAGYSVSTQEAAQESLAALDKAIVSKDKIRANLGALQNRLDATISNLQIQSENLSSAESQISDVDVATEMTEYSRQQIITQSATSMLAQANSLPQMALSLIGG; this comes from the coding sequence CAGCAAGACATCTAAATGATGCCTACAACGCATTAGGAACTTCAACAGAAAGACTGTCATCCGGACTTCGTATTAACAGTGCTTCTGACGATGCCGCAGGTCTGGCTGTCAGAGAACTTATGCGTTCCGACGTATCCACCCTTAATCAGGGTGTGCGTAATGCTAATGATGGCATTTCAATGATTCAGACAGCTGACGGAGCTCTCTCCGTAGTTGACGAAAAGCTGATCAGAATGAAGGAACTTGCTGAGCAGGCTGCTACCGGAACATACACTTCAGACCAGCGAGCTTTGATCGATGAAGAATATCAAGCCATGGCATCTGAAATCACCAGAATAGCAAGCGCAACTGACTTTAACGGCATTTACCTTTTAAACGGCAATATAAGTGGAGACAATGCGCTGACTATCCATTTCGGCACAGGCAATGACTCGGCTGAAGACAAGTATGACGTGGAAATCGGGAAGTGCACTGCTTCTGCCTTGGGCGTTGGAAATCAGTCAACCGAAAATGCAGGATACTCTGTATCAACTCAGGAAGCAGCTCAGGAATCTCTGGCTGCTCTCGACAAGGCTATTGTCTCCAAGGATAAGATAAGAGCCAATCTTGGAGCCCTCCAGAACAGGCTTGATGCAACTATCTCAAACCTTCAGATACAATCCGAAAACCTATCCTCAGCAGAATCGCAAATATCTGATGTCGACGTGGCAACAGAAATGACTGAATACTCAAGACAGCAGATAATAACACAATCTGCAACGTCCATGCTGGCTCAGGCAAACTCTTTGCCTCAAATGGCTCTCTCTCTGATAGGTGGATAA